The Metabacillus litoralis genome contains a region encoding:
- a CDS encoding agmatinase family protein codes for MKKHWLKPPEWSWNSFSDENPTSVSQWIKSLQSFQDIPDLIVYGAPISRSSISVSGASLYPSEFRRMWKSFSTYNIDEDVDLASFNVADAGDIDMHTTDIPLSHQRIQQTTAYLTKCYPTSRICMIGGDHSTTACAVRGIKEMYPFETIGILQLDTHLDVRDPRILGPANGTPIRQLIDDNTVMGKHIMNIGPHGYFNAKSLIDYAKKHSINIITLQAARKKGVSQTVKESLQHLSNCVDRIYVTVDMDVLDISFAPGVPASTPGGMSTSELFDSLIEIGKEPAVKHIDFVCLDPSKDSSVQETVKIGCYAWLQYVTGCVLQDKE; via the coding sequence ATGAAAAAGCATTGGCTGAAACCACCAGAATGGTCTTGGAATTCTTTTAGTGATGAAAACCCAACATCAGTTTCTCAATGGATTAAGTCACTTCAAAGCTTTCAGGACATACCAGATTTAATCGTATACGGTGCACCAATTTCTCGTTCATCCATTAGTGTTTCAGGCGCATCATTATATCCTTCTGAATTTCGAAGAATGTGGAAAAGTTTTAGCACTTATAACATTGATGAAGATGTGGATCTTGCTTCTTTTAATGTTGCCGATGCAGGTGATATTGACATGCATACAACAGATATTCCATTGTCACATCAAAGAATTCAGCAAACAACCGCATACCTCACCAAATGTTATCCAACTTCTCGAATATGTATGATAGGTGGTGATCATTCAACAACTGCTTGTGCTGTTCGAGGAATCAAAGAAATGTATCCATTTGAGACGATCGGGATCTTACAGCTTGATACCCATCTTGATGTTCGAGATCCACGAATATTAGGTCCGGCGAATGGAACCCCCATACGTCAGTTGATTGACGACAATACTGTTATGGGAAAGCATATAATGAATATCGGGCCACACGGTTATTTTAATGCAAAATCACTTATTGATTACGCAAAGAAACATAGCATCAACATCATTACCTTACAAGCAGCGAGAAAAAAAGGTGTTTCCCAAACAGTGAAAGAATCTCTTCAGCATTTATCAAACTGTGTTGACCGAATTTACGTTACCGTTGATATGGATGTTCTTGATATTTCCTTTGCTCCTGGAGTACCAGCCTCTACACCGGGAGGTATGAGCACATCAGAATTATTTGATAGCTTAATAGAAATTGGGAAGGAACCAGCCGTTAAACATATAGATTTTGTTTGTTTAGATCCAAGTAAGGATTCATCTGTTCAAGAAACAGTGAAGATTGGCTGTTATGCATGGCTTCAGTATGTAACGGGGTGTGTGTTGCAAGATAAGGAATAG
- the hutU gene encoding urocanate hydratase codes for MNSNYVEKIKRYRGTKLNTKGWQQEAALRMLMNNLDQDVAENPEELVVYGGIGKAARNWESFDTIVTSLKSLENDETLLIQSGKPVVIFKTHENAPRVLMANSNLVPAYANWDTFHELDQQGLMMYGQMTAGSWIYIGSQGIVQGTYETFAELAKQHFHSSLKGTITLTSGLGGMGGAQPLAVTMNGGVCLAIEVDERKIDRRITTGYLDVKAYSTEEAIHVAEEAKKTGKALSIGLLGNASELLYNMIERNFIPDILTDQTSAHDPLNGYIPTGMSLKQAAQLRITNPKEYVKLSKASIASHVKAMLTIMDKGAVTFDYGNNIRQVAKDEGVENAYKFPGFVPAYIRPQFCEGKGPFRWVALSGDPEDIYKTDEAIMRTFSENKHLCNWIKMAQEKIKFQGLPSRICWLGYGERAKFGKILNNMVASGELKAPIVIGRDHLDAGSVASPNRETEAMKDGSDAVADWPILNAMINAVGGATWVSVHHGGGVGMGYSLHAGVVIVADGTKEADQRIQRVLTTDPGMGVVRHADAGYKLAMKTAHHHNIQMPMLEKGVDSCE; via the coding sequence ATGAATTCAAACTATGTGGAGAAAATAAAAAGATATAGAGGTACAAAACTCAATACAAAAGGATGGCAACAAGAGGCTGCTCTTCGGATGTTAATGAATAATTTAGATCAAGATGTTGCCGAAAATCCTGAGGAGCTTGTTGTATATGGTGGAATTGGGAAAGCTGCACGAAATTGGGAAAGTTTCGATACAATCGTCACATCTCTAAAATCATTAGAAAATGATGAAACACTGCTCATTCAATCTGGTAAGCCTGTTGTTATTTTTAAAACACATGAAAATGCGCCGCGTGTTTTGATGGCCAATTCCAATCTTGTTCCGGCTTATGCAAACTGGGATACGTTTCATGAACTCGACCAACAAGGACTTATGATGTACGGTCAAATGACGGCGGGCAGCTGGATTTATATTGGTTCCCAAGGTATCGTTCAAGGCACATATGAAACATTTGCTGAATTAGCAAAACAACATTTTCACTCTTCTCTTAAAGGGACGATTACGTTAACCTCAGGACTTGGAGGAATGGGTGGGGCACAACCTCTTGCTGTTACGATGAATGGCGGGGTTTGTCTTGCAATCGAAGTAGATGAAAGAAAAATTGACCGGAGAATAACAACGGGTTATTTGGACGTAAAAGCTTATTCAACAGAGGAAGCGATACATGTAGCCGAAGAAGCGAAGAAAACTGGTAAAGCATTATCAATTGGTTTACTAGGTAATGCATCTGAACTGTTATATAACATGATTGAACGTAATTTTATTCCAGATATTTTGACTGATCAAACCTCTGCTCATGATCCATTGAACGGATATATCCCCACAGGAATGTCCCTGAAGCAAGCAGCTCAGCTACGAATTACAAATCCAAAAGAATATGTAAAGCTTTCGAAAGCTTCTATAGCCAGTCATGTAAAAGCCATGCTCACAATAATGGATAAAGGAGCGGTCACCTTTGATTATGGAAACAATATTCGTCAGGTCGCTAAAGACGAAGGAGTAGAAAATGCTTATAAATTCCCAGGTTTCGTACCAGCTTATATTCGCCCGCAATTTTGTGAAGGAAAAGGTCCCTTTCGCTGGGTAGCATTATCAGGTGATCCTGAGGATATTTATAAAACAGATGAAGCGATAATGCGTACGTTCAGTGAAAATAAGCACTTATGTAATTGGATTAAAATGGCTCAGGAAAAAATTAAATTTCAAGGCTTACCTTCGCGGATATGCTGGTTAGGCTACGGCGAACGGGCAAAATTCGGGAAAATTTTAAACAACATGGTAGCAAGTGGCGAACTAAAAGCACCAATTGTGATTGGGCGGGACCATTTAGATGCAGGCTCGGTAGCTTCGCCAAACCGTGAAACTGAGGCAATGAAGGATGGCTCAGATGCTGTGGCAGATTGGCCAATTTTAAACGCAATGATCAATGCGGTTGGTGGTGCCACATGGGTTTCTGTTCATCATGGTGGTGGAGTTGGAATGGGATATTCCTTACATGCAGGTGTTGTTATTGTAGCGGACGGCACGAAAGAAGCTGATCAAAGAATTCAACGTGTACTCACAACAGATCCAGGTATGGGTGTTGTTCGCCATGCTGATGCTGGCTACAAGCTTGCAATGAAAACAGCTCACCATCATAACATTCAAATGCCAATGCTTGAAAAGGGAGTTGATTCTTGTGAGTAA
- a CDS encoding DJ-1/PfpI family protein has protein sequence MSKNVLIVTGDAVDCLEIYYPYYRCIEENISVTIASPTKKKLQTVCHDFLPEMETFTEKLGYKIESHASVDDINPADYDGLIIPGGRAPEYIRMNPKVQEITAHFLKEDKPMGVICHGQQVLTTVREHIKGREMTAYTACRPEIEAAGATYIEEMLHVDGNLVTGHAWPDLPRFMKEFFNILNVKEEASV, from the coding sequence ATGAGTAAAAATGTACTAATTGTAACTGGTGATGCTGTGGATTGCTTAGAAATTTACTATCCTTACTATCGCTGCATTGAAGAAAATATATCAGTGACAATCGCTTCTCCAACGAAGAAGAAGCTTCAAACCGTCTGTCATGATTTTCTTCCTGAAATGGAGACTTTCACTGAAAAACTAGGCTATAAAATTGAATCTCATGCATCTGTTGATGACATTAACCCTGCAGATTATGATGGTCTTATTATCCCTGGTGGACGTGCGCCGGAATACATTCGTATGAATCCAAAAGTACAAGAGATCACTGCACATTTTCTAAAAGAAGATAAACCAATGGGAGTTATATGTCATGGTCAACAAGTACTTACAACTGTTCGTGAGCATATTAAAGGACGTGAAATGACTGCCTATACAGCTTGTCGTCCTGAAATTGAAGCTGCTGGAGCTACATATATCGAAGAAATGTTACATGTAGATGGCAATTTAGTAACAGGTCATGCTTGGCCAGACCTGCCAAGATTTATGAAAGAATTTTTCAATATTCTTAATGTGAAGGAAGAAGCAAGCGTATAA
- the hutI gene encoding imidazolonepropionase, producing MSKPIWIKHAAQLATLASNIDGPRSKTAMSELGIIEDGSLWIESGVIKAVGTTDELRNTYRDVIDSAEIIDASNSLVTPGLVDPHTHVVYGGSREREFEMRLQGSTYMDIMNEGGGIHATTSMTREATEKELIQQTITRLNSFLEHGVTTIEGKSGYGLNLETELKQLKVMKELQQMHSIDLVATFMGAHAVPKEFKGREEEYVDFIIYDMLPVIAQKNLAQFIDVFCEKGVFTCEQSKRIIEAGKHYGLIPKIHADEIVNTKGAELAAEVGAISAEHLLKTSNQGIEKMAEAGTIACLLPATALYLREQSAQGRKMIDHGVPVAISTDCNPGSSPTTSMPLVMNLACINMRLTPAEALTAATYNAACAINQQHKVGSLEAGKQADIVRWKVKNYQELQYLFGVNHVKTVWKKGVKVVDR from the coding sequence GTGAGTAAGCCGATCTGGATCAAACATGCTGCTCAATTGGCTACACTTGCTTCAAATATAGATGGACCTCGTTCAAAAACAGCTATGTCTGAGCTCGGTATTATTGAAGATGGTAGCTTATGGATTGAATCAGGGGTTATCAAAGCAGTTGGTACAACAGACGAACTGAGGAATACTTATAGAGACGTAATAGACTCCGCTGAAATCATAGATGCCTCAAATAGCTTGGTAACACCAGGCTTAGTTGATCCTCATACACATGTTGTTTATGGTGGCAGCAGGGAACGGGAATTTGAAATGAGGCTGCAAGGCTCAACCTACATGGACATCATGAATGAGGGAGGAGGAATTCATGCTACAACTAGCATGACGAGAGAGGCAACGGAAAAGGAATTAATTCAACAAACAATAACCCGCCTAAATTCCTTCTTGGAGCATGGTGTAACAACAATTGAAGGAAAAAGCGGATATGGCTTAAACCTTGAAACAGAGCTAAAGCAACTCAAAGTCATGAAAGAGCTTCAACAAATGCACAGCATTGATTTGGTAGCAACCTTTATGGGAGCACATGCAGTGCCAAAAGAATTTAAAGGTCGTGAAGAAGAGTACGTCGATTTTATTATTTATGACATGTTACCAGTTATTGCACAGAAAAATCTTGCACAATTTATCGATGTTTTTTGTGAAAAAGGAGTTTTTACATGTGAGCAATCTAAACGAATAATAGAGGCTGGAAAGCACTATGGCTTGATACCAAAGATACATGCAGATGAAATTGTTAATACCAAAGGTGCAGAACTAGCTGCAGAGGTAGGAGCGATCTCCGCTGAACATTTACTTAAAACATCAAATCAAGGAATCGAAAAGATGGCTGAAGCAGGAACGATTGCTTGCTTACTACCTGCTACTGCTCTTTATCTTCGCGAACAATCAGCACAAGGGAGAAAAATGATTGATCATGGTGTGCCGGTTGCTATCTCAACCGATTGCAACCCAGGTTCTTCACCAACTACTTCCATGCCACTTGTGATGAACCTTGCCTGTATTAATATGAGGTTAACACCTGCCGAGGCCTTAACCGCAGCAACCTATAATGCAGCTTGTGCTATTAACCAACAGCATAAAGTTGGTTCTTTAGAAGCTGGAAAGCAAGCTGATATTGTACGCTGGAAGGTAAAAAACTATCAAGAATTACAATATCTATTCGGTGTTAATCATGTGAAAACGGTGTGGAAAAAGGGTGTGAAGGTGGTAGACAGATGA
- a CDS encoding iron-sulfur cluster assembly protein, giving the protein MEKEKQVYQMLDQVYDPELDQPLTELGFIDHIVIEGSIVEVIFRLPTYWCSPNFAYIMAEDIHKYVSSLNWVEEVKVNLIDHCASNEINQGVTKGKAFSESLTAFSGSDGDLDELRKTFQIKAFYARQEKMIKHLLYQLDMTKEKIVSILHSDLISLNLSKEGQLIRTKYFEKKNLFNHSSPLAFTTPEGESLTIESFSDYLLGAKRTRLSMEFNGHYCRGLLEARYKLPSIKEQESTINN; this is encoded by the coding sequence ATGGAAAAGGAGAAGCAAGTATATCAAATGCTTGATCAAGTATACGACCCGGAACTTGATCAGCCCTTAACAGAATTAGGATTTATCGATCATATCGTCATTGAAGGTTCAATTGTGGAAGTTATCTTTCGTTTACCGACTTATTGGTGCTCACCAAACTTTGCTTACATCATGGCGGAGGATATTCATAAGTATGTATCATCACTTAATTGGGTGGAAGAAGTAAAAGTGAACCTAATTGATCACTGTGCATCCAATGAAATTAACCAAGGTGTTACAAAAGGAAAAGCATTCAGTGAATCACTTACCGCTTTTAGCGGGTCTGACGGTGATTTGGATGAACTACGTAAAACATTTCAAATAAAGGCGTTTTATGCAAGGCAAGAAAAAATGATCAAACACCTCCTTTATCAATTAGACATGACTAAGGAGAAGATCGTCAGTATATTACATTCGGATTTAATATCTCTTAATCTATCAAAAGAAGGTCAATTGATTAGGACAAAGTATTTTGAAAAGAAAAACCTTTTCAATCACTCTAGTCCACTTGCCTTCACAACACCAGAAGGGGAATCCCTTACTATTGAATCATTTTCAGATTATTTACTTGGTGCTAAAAGAACAAGATTAAGCATGGAATTCAATGGTCACTATTGTAGAGGTTTACTAGAAGCAAGATACAAACTGCCGTCTATAAAAGAGCAAGAAAGCACAATTAATAACTGA
- a CDS encoding amidohydrolase family protein — protein sequence MYKLPNGEEIFIIDAHIALWDGSKENQLNIHGDQFISCFYDYHTNLSPDEYIWPKEKFLKYDPETLVKDVFIKGYSDIAIFQPVYLKEFYKNGFGDFDANEELAKKYKNRFICNGTFDPRHGERGLEQLEENKEKYNWQGVKLYTADWYGDSKGYKLSDPWAKRYLEKCLELGIKNIHVHKGPTITPLNRDAFDVADIDDAASTFPDLNFIVEHVGLPRLEDFCWIATQEKNVYGGLAVAMPFIHSRPRYFAEIISELLYWIGEDRILFGSDYAIWEPGWLIEKFIEMELPDDIQKETGANLDLNVKKKILGENVAALYNIDIEAHKKLLKDCSLANHFA from the coding sequence ATGTATAAATTGCCAAATGGTGAAGAGATTTTTATCATTGATGCTCATATTGCTTTATGGGATGGCAGTAAAGAAAATCAGTTGAACATTCACGGTGATCAATTTATAAGTTGCTTCTATGATTATCATACTAACTTAAGTCCAGATGAGTATATTTGGCCAAAGGAAAAATTTTTAAAATACGACCCTGAAACACTCGTGAAGGATGTTTTTATCAAGGGATATTCAGACATCGCCATTTTCCAACCTGTATATTTAAAAGAATTTTATAAAAATGGATTTGGAGATTTTGATGCAAATGAGGAATTGGCAAAGAAATATAAAAATCGATTTATTTGTAACGGTACATTTGATCCAAGACACGGAGAACGTGGACTTGAACAATTAGAAGAAAATAAAGAAAAGTACAATTGGCAAGGGGTAAAACTATATACAGCCGATTGGTATGGTGATTCAAAAGGATATAAACTATCAGATCCATGGGCTAAGCGATACTTAGAAAAATGTTTAGAACTTGGGATTAAGAATATTCACGTGCATAAAGGACCTACTATTACTCCACTAAATCGCGATGCATTTGACGTAGCAGATATTGATGATGCAGCATCCACCTTTCCAGATTTAAACTTCATTGTTGAACACGTTGGTTTACCTAGATTAGAAGATTTTTGTTGGATTGCTACACAAGAAAAGAATGTATATGGTGGTTTAGCTGTTGCCATGCCGTTTATTCATTCGAGACCCCGTTATTTTGCAGAAATTATTAGTGAATTACTCTATTGGATTGGAGAAGACCGTATTTTATTCGGTAGTGACTATGCTATTTGGGAACCTGGCTGGCTTATCGAGAAATTCATTGAAATGGAGCTACCTGATGATATTCAAAAAGAAACAGGTGCAAACCTGGACTTGAATGTAAAAAAGAAAATCTTAGGTGAAAATGTTGCAGCTTTATATAATATTGACATTGAAGCCCATAAGAAGTTACTTAAAGACTGTTCGCTAGCTAATCATTTTGCTTAA
- a CDS encoding CdaR family transcriptional regulator, translated as MRLVPELAKKIVNEVQLVMTEDTIVVDQNGYIIASTDSNRVGTFHEGANIVMKTKKKLYINEEFATHLQGVKPGINLPIIYENDVIGVIGITGIPKDIEPFAELIRRMTELIIREANYIEKKEWKTRGLESFFYEWLYNQDVDEEFIHRGEILGISFNNAYLCILIQLDSQLSQEKLKNIQFLLNSWFTTELLRDQDDYLVQWGQDRFVLLKSAKRVISMTGLQFMLETCKQYFANHHQTNLSIGVGKTVESKYIYSSYQEAKKALKVAEKNNSVVFYDSLLLEIILEEINEKTKNEFIHRVLSSIKEDDDLIETLKTYFYYNQSLKNTADALHIHINTLHYRLKQIRDITNIDPKSAEGTTLFYIALSYYQLDKQPKTQHVF; from the coding sequence ATGCGGCTTGTCCCTGAATTAGCAAAAAAAATTGTTAATGAAGTACAGCTTGTAATGACAGAAGATACCATTGTTGTAGATCAGAATGGCTACATTATCGCTTCGACAGATTCAAATAGAGTAGGAACCTTTCACGAAGGGGCAAATATCGTGATGAAAACAAAGAAAAAACTTTATATTAATGAAGAATTCGCTACTCATTTACAGGGGGTAAAACCTGGAATTAATTTACCGATTATCTATGAAAATGATGTCATTGGTGTGATTGGAATAACTGGGATTCCAAAAGACATAGAACCTTTTGCAGAACTTATTAGAAGAATGACAGAACTCATCATCAGAGAGGCAAATTATATTGAAAAAAAAGAATGGAAAACAAGAGGGCTAGAATCCTTTTTCTATGAATGGTTATACAATCAAGACGTTGATGAGGAATTTATTCACCGAGGGGAGATTCTTGGAATCTCATTTAACAATGCATATCTATGTATCCTTATCCAACTCGATTCTCAATTATCTCAAGAAAAATTAAAGAACATCCAATTTTTATTAAATAGTTGGTTTACAACTGAGTTACTCAGAGATCAAGATGACTATTTAGTCCAATGGGGACAAGACCGATTTGTATTATTAAAAAGCGCAAAAAGGGTAATTTCAATGACTGGATTACAATTTATGCTAGAAACTTGTAAGCAATATTTTGCTAATCATCACCAAACAAACTTATCAATCGGTGTAGGAAAAACAGTTGAATCCAAATATATTTATTCGTCATATCAAGAAGCGAAAAAGGCTCTAAAAGTCGCAGAAAAAAATAATTCTGTTGTCTTTTACGACTCTTTATTGTTAGAGATTATTCTAGAGGAGATAAACGAAAAGACTAAAAATGAATTCATTCATCGAGTTTTGTCTAGTATCAAAGAGGACGATGATTTAATTGAAACTTTAAAAACTTATTTTTATTATAATCAATCTTTAAAGAATACAGCTGATGCATTACATATTCATATTAATACTTTACATTATCGACTGAAACAAATTAGAGATATAACAAACATCGATCCAAAAAGTGCTGAAGGAACAACTTTATTTTATATTGCCCTTTCCTATTATCAATTAGATAAACAACCAAAAACTCAACATGTTTTCTAG
- a CDS encoding universal stress protein, with the protein MNMVYENILVAIDGSKEAEWAFRKAVSIAKRNHAHLILCTIIDSREVVLTSYGLPIEPAFIEHAENFSHSLLTKYKNIAIENGLLNVEAIIEYGSPKVKIAKEIAPEKKVDLIVCGATGMNAVERIFVGSVSEHILRYANCDVLIVRTEKEEE; encoded by the coding sequence ATGAATATGGTCTATGAGAATATCCTTGTTGCAATTGATGGATCAAAAGAAGCTGAGTGGGCTTTTCGAAAGGCCGTTAGTATCGCAAAAAGAAACCATGCACACTTAATATTGTGTACAATTATTGATTCAAGAGAAGTAGTGTTAACATCCTATGGGTTACCAATCGAACCAGCATTTATTGAACATGCTGAAAATTTTTCACATTCTCTATTAACAAAATATAAAAATATCGCAATTGAAAACGGGTTATTAAATGTAGAAGCAATTATCGAATATGGCTCTCCAAAAGTAAAGATTGCAAAAGAAATTGCACCTGAAAAGAAGGTGGACTTAATCGTTTGTGGTGCAACAGGAATGAACGCCGTTGAAAGAATATTTGTCGGAAGTGTATCTGAACACATTTTACGATACGCAAACTGCGATGTATTGATCGTTCGAACAGAAAAAGAAGAAGAATAA
- the hpf gene encoding ribosome hibernation-promoting factor, HPF/YfiA family, producing MNLIIHSKNLELTEALKTYVDQKIGLVMEHYFEDTTTFQIHINLSTFKNNHCIEVTIHLGDITIRAEEKTNDMYQSIDLVEEKLKRQIRKYKTRRNRKLRKGKIIEQAPVFEIPTAEQEEEEIVRIKQFQFKPMSTEEAILQMNLLDHQFFVYQDAETDQFSIVYKRKNGQYGLIISDEKIAVNM from the coding sequence ATGAATCTAATTATTCACAGCAAAAATCTTGAATTAACCGAAGCTTTAAAAACCTATGTTGATCAAAAAATTGGTTTGGTTATGGAGCACTATTTTGAAGACACAACAACTTTCCAAATTCATATTAATTTATCTACCTTCAAAAATAATCACTGTATTGAAGTAACTATTCATCTTGGTGATATAACCATTCGAGCAGAAGAAAAAACAAACGATATGTATCAATCTATTGATCTAGTAGAAGAAAAATTAAAAAGACAAATTCGTAAATACAAAACAAGAAGAAATCGTAAGCTGCGAAAAGGAAAAATAATTGAACAAGCTCCAGTGTTTGAAATCCCGACAGCAGAGCAAGAGGAAGAGGAAATTGTTCGTATTAAACAATTTCAATTCAAACCGATGAGTACAGAAGAAGCGATACTACAAATGAATTTACTAGATCATCAGTTCTTTGTCTATCAAGATGCGGAAACAGATCAATTTAGTATCGTATACAAACGGAAAAACGGTCAGTATGGGTTGATTATTTCTGATGAAAAAATTGCTGTGAACATGTAA